In the genome of Kitasatospora cathayae, one region contains:
- a CDS encoding type II toxin-antitoxin system Phd/YefM family antitoxin: MSATELRGNLAAALDAVENDAEELVITRAGHEPLVVVSLAEYASLRETDYLLRSPANADHLRRSLQEYREGRVQARELIDPDGPTEQTA; encoded by the coding sequence ATGAGTGCGACTGAACTCCGCGGCAACCTCGCCGCCGCGCTCGACGCCGTCGAGAACGACGCCGAAGAACTCGTTATCACCCGCGCCGGCCACGAACCGCTGGTCGTCGTCTCCCTCGCCGAGTACGCGTCACTACGCGAGACCGACTACCTGCTCCGCTCCCCAGCGAACGCCGATCACCTGCGTCGCTCCCTGCAGGAATACCGGGAAGGCCGCGTCCAGGCCCGCGAGCTGATCGACCCCGACGGCCCCACCGAGCAGACCGCGTGA
- a CDS encoding alpha/beta hydrolase, which yields MSGFARRIRSTDRDRGRCAGAGRALAAAVAVLGASALTGCAPTGTDAPRAAAAPPAASTEPADRAELRPFYQQKLTWSGCGELECATLTVPMDYAQPQNGKTFVLPLARKTAADPAQRVGSLVFGPGGPGVSGVRHLTSGGIESFSKESRARFDVVGFDQRGVAGSKPAVDCTPADPSPGAPAVTPPGGTGGANADAPKPLFPRTDAERRAALADADRSAADCRARSGALLPHLGTLDAARDLDVLRAALGEDRLTYIGWSYSTYLGTVYAEQFPHRVRAMVLDAAVDPSLDWSAQALSSGRAFRKAVDDYADNCANVAGPNCPADTPDGIRTLVADLYAKVARRPLPVKGSTEGLDEATLHTAVTMSMYTPEEQWRELSEGLSAARRGDGTKLAAIARKSASLQSEGSDSPSVPDSSTGSTAPAPADSSNPAPRDNTADVLLAVNCLDVPHPTDPQAYWDVLDRAHQESGAFGASTVLAELPCRTWPAGPTTPHRVKADGLPPVLVVGTTGDAATPYEDARSLAAQLPGGMLLTFDGLGHTAYGRSNSCVTNAVDRYLIHLAPVPAGTSC from the coding sequence GTGAGCGGATTCGCTCGAAGGATACGCAGCACGGACCGGGACCGGGGCCGCTGTGCCGGGGCGGGGCGCGCCCTGGCGGCGGCAGTGGCCGTGCTCGGCGCGAGTGCCCTGACGGGCTGCGCCCCGACCGGCACGGACGCCCCGCGGGCGGCCGCCGCGCCGCCCGCCGCGAGCACCGAGCCGGCCGACCGGGCCGAGCTGCGCCCGTTCTACCAGCAGAAGCTCACCTGGAGCGGCTGCGGCGAGCTGGAGTGCGCCACGCTCACCGTCCCGATGGACTACGCCCAACCGCAGAACGGGAAGACCTTCGTCCTGCCGCTGGCCAGGAAGACCGCCGCCGATCCGGCGCAGCGGGTCGGGTCGCTCGTCTTCGGCCCGGGCGGCCCGGGCGTCTCCGGAGTGCGGCACCTGACGTCCGGGGGGATCGAGTCCTTCAGCAAGGAGTCGAGGGCGCGTTTCGACGTCGTCGGCTTCGACCAGCGTGGCGTCGCCGGCAGCAAGCCGGCCGTCGACTGCACTCCGGCGGACCCTTCCCCGGGCGCTCCTGCGGTCACTCCTCCCGGCGGTACCGGTGGCGCGAACGCGGACGCACCGAAGCCGCTCTTCCCGCGTACCGACGCCGAACGCCGGGCCGCCCTGGCCGATGCGGACCGCTCCGCCGCCGACTGCCGGGCCCGCAGCGGCGCCCTGCTGCCGCACCTCGGCACCCTGGACGCCGCCCGCGACCTGGACGTCCTGCGGGCGGCCCTCGGCGAGGACCGGCTGACCTACATCGGCTGGTCGTACAGCACCTACCTCGGCACGGTCTACGCCGAGCAGTTCCCGCACCGCGTACGCGCGATGGTCCTCGACGCCGCCGTAGACCCCTCGCTGGACTGGTCCGCCCAAGCCCTGAGTAGCGGACGGGCCTTCCGCAAGGCCGTGGACGACTACGCGGACAACTGCGCGAACGTCGCCGGACCGAACTGCCCGGCCGACACCCCGGACGGGATCCGCACGCTCGTGGCCGACCTGTACGCGAAGGTGGCGCGCCGCCCGCTCCCGGTGAAGGGCAGCACCGAGGGGCTCGACGAGGCCACCCTGCACACGGCCGTCACCATGTCGATGTACACACCGGAAGAGCAGTGGCGCGAGCTGTCCGAGGGGCTGAGCGCCGCCCGCCGGGGCGACGGGACCAAGCTCGCCGCCATCGCCAGGAAGAGCGCGTCCCTGCAGAGCGAAGGCTCCGACAGCCCGTCCGTCCCCGACAGCTCGACCGGCTCGACCGCCCCGGCCCCGGCGGACTCCTCGAATCCGGCGCCGCGCGACAACACCGCCGACGTCCTGCTGGCCGTCAACTGCCTCGACGTACCGCACCCGACCGACCCGCAGGCGTACTGGGACGTCCTCGACCGCGCCCACCAGGAGTCAGGTGCCTTCGGCGCCTCGACCGTCCTGGCCGAACTCCCCTGCCGTACCTGGCCCGCGGGGCCGACCACCCCACACCGCGTCAAGGCCGACGGTCTGCCCCCCGTCCTCGTGGTCGGCACCACCGGCGACGCGGCGACCCCGTACGAAGACGCCCGCAGCCTCGCCGCCCAACTCCCCGGCGGCATGCTGCTGACCTTCGACGGCCTGGGCCACACCGCCTACGGACGCAGCAACAGCTGCGTCACCAACGCCGTGGACCGCTACCTCATCCACCTCGCACCCGTGCCCGCCGGAACGTCCTGTTAA
- a CDS encoding sensor histidine kinase: MRPPTPAGRIRRLRRRIALLFTLTSAAALIGMAALAVHADDTSWRGQVDADLTARVREAVAELRVGDDGALLYPDPKEGGYDCPAVTLLTGPPDRLTVAAQAHRPCAIAAPAAVMAVAQAAAAPGTARATSHDQGGHPVRLFAQSFLAPPDEDGLTGVVVAATDISAHQSAHNRLTLEITAACAALIGLSALSGRLLAGRAVRPALAALDQQEAFLADAAHDLRTPAASLRLLAETGLRGEAEPTEVLRRTLRLSTRMGELVEGLLTRARLMAGVVDLDLEPLRLDQLVDAVVTDTPAEGHRVRTRTEPVIVRADPALLRRAVANLLGNALAHGHALGEAADVEVTVSADGTVAVDDAGPGVPPERAHSLFERFHSGAGSSGLGLSIAAWVAHAHGGSLTVTASERGGARFLLRVPVHPRP, translated from the coding sequence GTGAGACCGCCGACCCCGGCGGGCCGCATCCGAAGGCTGCGCCGGCGCATCGCGCTGCTCTTCACCCTGACCAGTGCCGCTGCCCTGATCGGCATGGCCGCTCTCGCCGTCCACGCGGACGACACGTCTTGGCGCGGACAGGTCGACGCCGACCTGACGGCGCGCGTGCGCGAGGCCGTCGCCGAACTTCGGGTCGGTGACGACGGCGCGCTGCTGTATCCGGACCCCAAGGAGGGCGGCTACGACTGCCCGGCCGTGACCCTGTTGACCGGGCCGCCGGACCGCCTCACCGTGGCCGCCCAGGCACACCGGCCCTGTGCCATCGCAGCGCCCGCCGCCGTCATGGCGGTGGCGCAGGCCGCCGCCGCTCCGGGCACCGCCCGTGCCACCTCGCACGACCAGGGCGGCCACCCGGTACGGCTGTTCGCCCAGTCCTTCCTCGCACCACCGGACGAGGACGGTCTCACCGGTGTCGTCGTCGCGGCCACCGACATCTCCGCCCACCAGAGCGCGCACAACCGGCTGACACTGGAGATCACGGCCGCGTGCGCCGCCCTGATCGGCCTGTCCGCGCTCTCCGGCCGACTGCTGGCCGGGCGGGCGGTCCGGCCCGCGCTCGCCGCACTCGACCAGCAGGAGGCATTCCTCGCTGATGCCGCCCACGACCTGCGCACCCCCGCCGCCTCACTGCGACTGCTCGCCGAGACCGGCCTGCGCGGCGAGGCCGAACCCACCGAGGTCCTCCGGCGCACCCTGCGCCTGTCGACCCGCATGGGAGAGCTGGTCGAGGGCCTGCTCACCCGCGCCCGGCTAATGGCGGGGGTGGTCGACCTCGACCTCGAACCGCTGCGCCTCGACCAGCTCGTCGACGCCGTTGTCACCGACACCCCGGCCGAGGGCCACCGAGTGCGCACCCGCACCGAACCGGTCATCGTCCGCGCCGACCCGGCACTGCTGCGCCGGGCCGTCGCCAACCTGCTCGGGAACGCGCTCGCCCACGGCCACGCCCTGGGCGAAGCCGCCGACGTCGAGGTCACGGTGAGCGCGGACGGCACGGTGGCCGTGGACGACGCGGGGCCCGGCGTACCGCCCGAACGGGCGCACTCGCTCTTCGAACGCTTCCACAGCGGCGCGGGCTCCAGCGGCCTGGGCCTGTCCATCGCCGCCTGGGTGGCCCATGCGCACGGCGGATCGCTCACCGTCACGGCAAGCGAGCGCGGCGGCGCCCGCTTCCTGCTGCGCGTCCCCGTGCACCCGCGGCCCTGA
- a CDS encoding SRPBCC family protein has translation MASIHREVLIDNAPENVWAAVRDFGEVHKRVAPGYVTDTRVEDDIRIVTFANGAVVRELIVDIDDEARRIAYAVLGGSLEPEHHHASMQVFGDAENRSRFVWIIDVTPGSLREPITEMVDQGIRVIKRTLDREAVPPR, from the coding sequence ATGGCATCCATCCACCGCGAAGTCCTGATCGACAATGCCCCCGAGAACGTCTGGGCAGCGGTGCGCGACTTCGGTGAGGTCCACAAACGCGTCGCACCGGGGTACGTCACCGACACCCGCGTCGAAGACGACATCAGGATCGTGACTTTCGCGAACGGCGCCGTGGTGCGCGAACTCATCGTCGACATCGACGACGAGGCCCGCCGCATCGCCTATGCGGTGCTTGGCGGCTCCCTGGAGCCCGAACACCACCACGCGTCCATGCAGGTCTTCGGTGACGCCGAGAACCGCAGCCGCTTCGTCTGGATCATCGACGTGACGCCGGGCAGCCTCCGGGAGCCCATCACCGAGATGGTCGACCAGGGGATCCGCGTGATCAAGCGCACCCTCGACCGCGAAGCCGTGCCACCCCGCTGA
- a CDS encoding Txe/YoeB family addiction module toxin: MKVQFTERGWNDYLSWQADDRRLLKRINQLIDDIRRNGNEGIGKPEPLRHELAGAWSRRIDQEHRLVYVLDEQADTVCVVACRYHYSK; the protein is encoded by the coding sequence GTGAAGGTCCAGTTCACCGAGCGCGGCTGGAACGACTACCTGTCCTGGCAAGCGGACGACCGCCGCCTCCTCAAGCGCATCAACCAGTTGATTGACGACATCCGCCGCAACGGCAACGAGGGCATCGGCAAGCCCGAGCCTTTGCGCCATGAGCTCGCTGGGGCCTGGTCCCGCCGGATCGACCAGGAGCACCGCCTGGTCTACGTCCTCGACGAGCAAGCCGACACTGTCTGTGTCGTCGCCTGCCGCTACCACTACAGCAAGTAG
- a CDS encoding PP2C family protein-serine/threonine phosphatase, with the protein MKVLRPTLAKVPWMLAALVLVAGLLLDRFAPQPYTGLPLLAAAPLIAGATLSFRSALAVVCVTCVVSVSVDLERGRPATPLLVDLAVVSVIGVLALAINRLIVRQGRDLALARDVAERVQRAVLPEPPGVVGPLAVAAGYTAAQAEARIGGDFFAVQETPFGVRMIIGDVRGKGIAAVAAVSIAIGIFRHEAESAPTLVTLGQRMDEAVNKDTARHGPVPAMEGFITAVLAEVSPDGETLSLVNHGHPPPYLIHDGQLVRLDPAVPQLPLGLGLGDLTPDGPAPADVVRLPPGASLLLVTDGVTEARDKRGTFYDPLASERMRRRFSDPDAVVDALTEDVGHWTEGKRNDDMAILVVTRRHRPPRVA; encoded by the coding sequence GTGAAAGTCCTGCGACCCACGCTGGCGAAGGTGCCGTGGATGCTGGCGGCGCTGGTCCTCGTGGCCGGCCTCCTGCTGGACCGTTTCGCGCCTCAGCCGTACACGGGACTCCCGCTGCTGGCAGCCGCACCGCTCATCGCGGGTGCCACACTCTCCTTCCGCTCCGCGCTCGCCGTCGTGTGTGTCACGTGCGTGGTCTCGGTGTCGGTGGACCTCGAACGCGGGCGCCCGGCGACACCACTGCTCGTCGATCTCGCCGTGGTCAGCGTGATCGGCGTGCTGGCTCTCGCAATCAACCGGCTGATCGTGCGGCAAGGGCGCGATCTGGCACTGGCCAGGGACGTCGCGGAGAGGGTCCAGCGGGCGGTACTCCCGGAGCCACCGGGGGTGGTCGGGCCGCTGGCCGTGGCTGCGGGGTACACGGCGGCGCAGGCCGAGGCACGGATCGGCGGTGACTTCTTCGCAGTGCAGGAGACGCCGTTCGGGGTGCGGATGATCATCGGCGATGTGCGGGGCAAAGGCATTGCGGCCGTCGCCGCCGTGTCGATCGCGATCGGAATCTTCCGTCATGAGGCCGAGTCCGCTCCCACCTTGGTCACGTTGGGACAGCGGATGGACGAGGCGGTGAACAAGGACACCGCCCGACACGGCCCGGTGCCCGCCATGGAGGGCTTCATCACCGCCGTGCTGGCCGAGGTGTCCCCCGACGGCGAGACACTGAGCCTGGTGAACCACGGGCATCCGCCCCCGTACCTGATTCACGACGGACAGCTCGTGCGGCTCGATCCGGCCGTCCCGCAGCTGCCCCTCGGCCTGGGGCTGGGCGATCTCACTCCTGACGGCCCCGCGCCTGCCGATGTCGTGCGGCTGCCGCCGGGGGCCTCGCTGCTGCTGGTGACCGACGGTGTCACCGAGGCGCGGGACAAGCGGGGGACCTTCTACGATCCACTCGCCTCGGAGCGCATGCGCAGGCGGTTCAGTGACCCCGATGCAGTGGTGGACGCCCTCACCGAAGACGTCGGCCACTGGACCGAGGGCAAACGCAACGACGACATGGCCATCCTGGTGGTCACCCGGCGCCACCGCCCTCCCCGTGTCGCCTGA
- a CDS encoding arylsulfotransferase family protein, whose protein sequence is MTTRQPGTAPGDVFVAPYNLTQPVGQTGALMLEDSGDPVWFRPLPVANLENGDFRVQTYHNPRTGGTQPVLTFWQGTIAIPPYYTNLPGGAPEPGGCYYIYDDHYRLLRTVFARHGFYPDFHEFLLTRRGTALFIASKPVPMDLTPFGGPKDGAIEDSEVQEVDLATGKLVFSWDVLDHVNPADSEVSASSASSSGGVWDAYHVNSIDEGPDGQLLISARNLWAVYDVARQTGAIRWQLGGKRSDFSFGPNADFFWQHHARFRPGNRISMFDDGCCNQPDGTPEQQSHGLILDLDLPNHRATAARTYYHAPGLYAASQGDTQALTNGNEFVGWGQESYYSEYRGAGNTEGDGSKNLLYDAMMPGSDISYRAFRHEWVGKPWYPPSAAARDGSGGRSIVYASWNGSTETKAWQVLAGPDARSLSVVVDHAGRTGFETAVTTDNPGPYFQVKALNAKGEVIGTSHVVTRSG, encoded by the coding sequence GTGACCACTCGACAACCGGGCACGGCCCCGGGGGACGTCTTCGTCGCCCCGTACAACCTCACCCAGCCGGTCGGCCAGACCGGGGCGCTGATGCTTGAGGACTCCGGCGATCCGGTCTGGTTCCGCCCGCTTCCCGTCGCGAACCTGGAGAACGGCGACTTCCGGGTGCAGACTTACCACAACCCCCGGACCGGTGGCACACAGCCGGTGCTGACGTTCTGGCAGGGGACCATCGCGATTCCCCCGTACTACACCAACCTGCCCGGCGGCGCCCCCGAGCCGGGAGGCTGCTACTACATCTACGACGACCACTACCGCCTGCTCAGGACGGTCTTCGCCCGGCACGGCTTCTACCCGGACTTCCACGAGTTCCTCCTGACGCGCCGGGGGACCGCGCTGTTCATCGCGTCCAAGCCGGTCCCGATGGACCTCACCCCGTTCGGGGGGCCGAAGGACGGGGCCATCGAGGACAGTGAGGTCCAGGAGGTCGATCTCGCGACCGGGAAGCTCGTCTTCTCGTGGGACGTCCTGGACCACGTGAACCCGGCGGACTCCGAGGTGTCGGCCTCCTCGGCGTCCTCGTCCGGCGGGGTGTGGGACGCCTATCACGTGAACTCGATCGACGAGGGCCCCGACGGCCAGCTGCTGATCTCGGCCCGAAACCTCTGGGCGGTCTACGACGTCGCGCGGCAGACGGGCGCCATCCGCTGGCAACTCGGCGGCAAGAGAAGCGACTTCAGCTTCGGCCCGAACGCGGACTTCTTCTGGCAGCACCACGCCCGGTTCCGGCCGGGAAACCGGATCAGCATGTTCGACGACGGCTGCTGCAACCAGCCGGACGGCACCCCCGAACAGCAGTCGCACGGCCTGATCCTCGACCTCGACCTCCCCAACCACCGCGCGACCGCGGCGCGGACCTACTACCACGCACCGGGGCTGTACGCGGCGTCCCAGGGAGACACCCAGGCGCTCACCAACGGCAACGAGTTCGTCGGGTGGGGGCAGGAGTCGTACTACTCGGAGTACAGGGGTGCCGGTAACACCGAGGGCGACGGCTCGAAGAACCTGCTTTACGACGCCATGATGCCGGGCTCCGACATCTCGTACCGGGCGTTCCGCCACGAGTGGGTCGGCAAGCCGTGGTATCCGCCCAGTGCGGCGGCGCGCGACGGCAGCGGTGGGCGGAGCATCGTCTACGCCTCCTGGAACGGTTCAACCGAGACCAAGGCGTGGCAGGTGCTCGCCGGGCCGGACGCCCGGTCCCTGTCGGTGGTCGTCGACCACGCCGGCCGGACCGGCTTCGAGACGGCCGTCACAACGGACAACCCGGGACCGTACTTCCAGGTGAAGGCGCTGAACGCGAAGGGGGAGGTCATCGGGACGTCCCACGTCGTGACCCGCTCCGGTTGA
- a CDS encoding helix-turn-helix transcriptional regulator, with amino-acid sequence MAGPTPLGSTSAEHDRRLVTAAREAIAEGHPATDTLFSLAELLGVSPYRLSRAFPRQLGVSVTRYRHRVRIGRALDRLEAGENSLSTLAADLGYADQAHLTRTMRQYLGHTPTRLRRLLAPAP; translated from the coding sequence GTGGCCGGACCGACCCCGCTCGGCAGCACGTCGGCCGAACACGATCGACGCCTGGTCACGGCTGCCCGCGAGGCGATTGCCGAAGGACACCCCGCCACCGACACGCTGTTCTCGCTGGCCGAGCTGTTGGGCGTCTCGCCCTACCGCCTGAGCCGGGCGTTCCCGCGCCAGCTGGGCGTATCGGTGACCCGCTACCGCCACCGCGTCCGCATCGGCCGAGCGCTCGACCGCCTGGAGGCCGGCGAGAACAGCCTCAGCACCCTCGCCGCCGACCTCGGCTACGCCGACCAGGCCCATCTGACCCGGACCATGCGCCAGTACCTCGGCCACACCCCGACGAGACTGCGACGGCTTCTGGCACCCGCACCCTGA
- a CDS encoding response regulator transcription factor, with protein MLVVEDDEDLRFAVVAALRGGGMAVDEACDLPAADEALFVNDYSCVVFDRMLPAGDSAEYVQGMRRDGHTVPVLFLTARDTVADRVEGFATGGDDYLVKPFAVPELVARVRSLCRRVEAPRSPVHRCGGLEINTARRTVHRDGVLLGLTGKEFAVLEMLAARPGEAVRRAELIEGCWDELTEPNSNVVEVLVSQLRRKIGDPPLIHTVRGVGYRLDGESDG; from the coding sequence GTGCTGGTGGTTGAGGACGACGAGGATCTGCGGTTCGCGGTCGTGGCCGCCCTGCGGGGCGGTGGGATGGCCGTCGACGAGGCATGCGATCTTCCAGCCGCGGACGAGGCGCTCTTCGTCAACGACTACAGCTGCGTGGTGTTCGACCGCATGCTGCCGGCCGGCGACTCCGCCGAGTACGTCCAGGGCATGCGACGCGATGGGCATACCGTCCCGGTGCTGTTCCTCACCGCCCGCGACACCGTTGCCGACCGGGTGGAGGGCTTCGCGACCGGCGGTGACGACTACCTGGTCAAGCCGTTCGCCGTGCCGGAGCTGGTGGCCCGGGTGCGCAGCCTGTGCCGGCGGGTCGAGGCCCCCCGCTCGCCAGTCCACCGCTGCGGCGGGCTGGAGATCAACACGGCCCGCCGTACGGTGCACCGTGACGGCGTGCTGCTGGGCCTGACCGGCAAGGAGTTCGCTGTCCTGGAGATGCTGGCCGCCCGCCCCGGAGAGGCGGTGCGCCGCGCCGAACTGATCGAGGGCTGCTGGGATGAGCTGACCGAGCCCAACTCCAACGTCGTCGAGGTACTGGTCTCCCAGTTGCGCCGCAAGATCGGCGATCCGCCGCTGATCCACACCGTCCGAGGTGTCGGCTACCGCCTGGACGGGGAGTCGGACGGGTGA
- a CDS encoding SpoIIE family protein phosphatase: MPLSKAQDGPGEHRSAWARLRSRLRVRSVAGQVFLWLLAVVVLLVGAALTTLILQAHSFATSDAAHSTRAAAVTLSRYPGLAAALDSADPTAVLQPLAVDVQKSGGFDYIVIFGTDGTRYAQTAHPELIGKHVYGDYEPALKGPYTVTENIPLGPDVDTTVAITRPDGSVAGFLSVGYYVKNTGGAVGRQLPVLFGGAAAALAVGTGGAVLVRRRLRRQTHGLGPAEMTRMYEHHDAVLHAVREGVLIVGGEGRVLLANDEARRLLELPPEVEGRPVAELGLDPGLAELLVSGRAATDEVYPAEDQLLAVNNRPTAPFGGGAGSVATIRDTTELRALAGQAEAARARLQLIYDAGLRVGTTLDVERTAQELVDAVVPRFADFATVELAEAVLRGDEPLPGTGVAGGPRIRRVAVGGIREDWPFYPVGSQISPLPGTPEETALRSGRAALAADLRRAQAWRARDPRTADRILAYGVHSLISAPLKARGLALGTATFWRAGESEPFGQEDVTFAEELISRAAISIDNARRYTREHRMAEALQRSLLPRGLPEQSALEAAYRYLPALHRVGGDWFDVIPLPGFRVALVVGDVVGHGLHAAATMGRLRTAVLNFAALDLPPDELLARLDELVAHLDQGEPVEDDETGTVTGATCLYAIYDPVSGHCAMARAGHPPPVLVRTDGGVEFVDLPAGPPLGVGGLPFETTELQLAPGTLLVLYTDGLVTNRERDLETGLAALLRSLAQARADASPEEICRAVFDALVPPRPSDDIALLVARTRLFEPSQVATWDVPYEFAAVSRIRNACGGQLTVWGLEELGFTAELILSELITNALRYGAEPIRVRMLRDTSLVCEVSDASSTAPHLRYADATDEGGRGLFLVAQLAERWGTRYTARGKVIWSEQPLTAPEFQFEAMLL; this comes from the coding sequence CTTCGCCACGAGTGATGCGGCGCACAGCACGCGCGCTGCGGCCGTCACGTTGTCGCGCTATCCCGGGTTGGCGGCTGCTCTCGACAGCGCCGATCCGACCGCGGTGCTGCAGCCGCTGGCGGTGGACGTGCAGAAGAGCGGCGGTTTCGACTACATCGTGATCTTCGGCACCGACGGGACCCGCTACGCCCAGACCGCCCATCCCGAGCTGATCGGAAAGCACGTCTACGGCGACTACGAACCAGCCCTGAAGGGGCCGTACACCGTGACCGAGAACATACCGCTGGGACCCGACGTGGACACCACCGTGGCGATCACCAGGCCGGACGGTTCGGTCGCCGGTTTCCTCTCGGTGGGGTACTACGTCAAGAACACGGGCGGCGCGGTGGGCCGGCAGCTGCCGGTCCTGTTCGGCGGTGCGGCGGCCGCGCTCGCCGTGGGCACCGGCGGGGCGGTGCTGGTGCGGCGGCGGCTGCGCCGCCAGACCCACGGCCTGGGCCCGGCCGAGATGACGCGGATGTACGAGCACCACGACGCGGTGCTGCACGCGGTACGTGAGGGCGTGCTGATCGTCGGCGGGGAGGGGCGCGTACTGCTGGCGAACGACGAGGCCCGGCGGCTGCTGGAGCTGCCGCCCGAGGTGGAGGGGCGACCGGTCGCCGAGCTGGGGCTCGATCCGGGGCTGGCCGAGCTGCTGGTGTCGGGGCGGGCCGCCACCGACGAGGTGTACCCGGCCGAGGATCAGCTGCTCGCGGTGAACAACCGCCCCACCGCGCCGTTCGGCGGCGGAGCCGGCAGCGTCGCGACGATCCGGGACACCACCGAGCTGCGGGCGCTGGCCGGGCAGGCCGAGGCGGCCCGGGCCCGGCTGCAGCTGATCTACGACGCCGGGCTGCGGGTCGGCACCACCCTGGACGTGGAGCGGACCGCCCAGGAGCTGGTCGACGCGGTGGTGCCGCGCTTCGCGGACTTCGCCACCGTCGAGCTGGCCGAGGCGGTGCTGCGCGGTGACGAGCCGCTCCCGGGCACGGGCGTCGCGGGAGGCCCGCGGATCCGCCGGGTGGCGGTCGGCGGCATCCGCGAGGACTGGCCGTTCTACCCGGTGGGCTCGCAGATCAGCCCGCTGCCCGGCACACCGGAAGAGACCGCCCTGAGGAGCGGGCGCGCCGCGCTCGCCGCCGACCTGCGCCGGGCGCAGGCCTGGCGGGCACGCGACCCGCGGACCGCCGACCGGATCCTCGCGTACGGGGTCCACTCGCTGATCTCCGCGCCGCTCAAGGCGCGCGGCCTGGCCCTGGGCACGGCCACGTTCTGGCGCGCGGGGGAGTCCGAGCCGTTCGGGCAGGAGGACGTCACCTTCGCCGAGGAACTGATCTCCCGCGCCGCGATCAGCATCGACAACGCCCGCCGCTACACCCGCGAGCACCGGATGGCCGAGGCGCTGCAGCGCAGCCTGCTGCCCCGCGGACTGCCCGAGCAGAGCGCCCTGGAGGCGGCCTACCGCTACCTGCCGGCACTGCACAGGGTCGGCGGGGACTGGTTCGACGTCATCCCACTGCCCGGCTTCCGCGTGGCACTGGTCGTCGGCGACGTCGTCGGCCACGGCCTGCACGCCGCCGCCACCATGGGCCGGCTACGCACCGCCGTCCTCAACTTCGCCGCCCTCGACCTGCCCCCGGACGAGCTGCTCGCCCGCCTCGACGAACTGGTCGCCCACCTCGACCAGGGCGAACCCGTCGAAGACGACGAGACGGGGACCGTCACGGGCGCCACCTGCCTGTACGCGATCTACGACCCGGTCTCCGGACACTGCGCCATGGCACGGGCGGGCCACCCCCCGCCCGTACTGGTCCGCACCGACGGCGGCGTGGAGTTCGTCGACCTGCCCGCCGGCCCGCCACTCGGCGTGGGCGGCCTGCCCTTCGAAACCACCGAACTCCAGCTGGCCCCAGGCACCCTCCTGGTCCTCTACACCGACGGGCTGGTCACGAACCGCGAGCGCGACCTGGAGACCGGACTCGCCGCGCTGCTCCGCTCCCTGGCGCAGGCCCGTGCCGACGCATCCCCCGAGGAGATCTGCCGGGCCGTGTTCGACGCGCTGGTCCCGCCGCGTCCGAGCGACGACATCGCCCTCCTCGTCGCCCGCACCCGCCTGTTCGAGCCGTCCCAGGTGGCCACCTGGGACGTGCCGTACGAGTTCGCCGCCGTCTCCCGCATCCGCAACGCATGCGGCGGACAGCTGACCGTCTGGGGCCTGGAGGAACTGGGCTTCACCGCCGAGCTGATCCTCAGCGAGCTGATCACCAATGCCCTCCGTTACGGCGCCGAGCCGATCCGCGTCCGCATGCTGCGCGACACCAGCCTGGTCTGCGAGGTCTCCGACGCCAGCAGCACCGCCCCCCACCTGCGCTACGCCGACGCCACGGACGAGGGCGGCCGGGGCCTGTTCCTGGTGGCCCAGCTGGCCGAGCGGTGGGGGACCAGGTACACGGCCCGCGGCAAGGTCATCTGGTCCGAGCAACCGCTGACCGCACCCGAGTTCCAGTTCGAGGCGATGCTGCTGTAG